The proteins below come from a single Ptychodera flava strain L36383 chromosome 6, AS_Pfla_20210202, whole genome shotgun sequence genomic window:
- the LOC139135704 gene encoding uncharacterized protein, translating to MGTAKLLALHCLLTFWLQCSNAAWHTPCKNDCSQRVGSRILDLPCRVTKQTPQNADGKCPDMTSHRLPGHYVVPSLSKDDVKIAITNDNYEKLGQFPGIDVQVSVPLTEGNQRVEGIQIILRGKTNDDSYHYTYHGQEICRILTLDGDEMAGRPGDPKTVTFSYNCLRPLSPESEYEVEVNLLPLPERRPHSKVIKDVKTPACDSDKGPGLHECFVRMAKYKAVHWGPTIFEAIPTKKKVSVKFNLPDVSYELDRFRILLYTENGEHITHKDIEPGKNDIHTIEKSNGEMYSVVQFTPFKDVGQGRYIMKIQPIPTKEGVCESLSDGTTDCKVTVSDSFFVKGKKRGSGKKPPKERNRRVKKNKGQRKDNRKKTEN from the exons ATGGGAACGGCAAAACTTCTCGCACTACACTGCTTACTAACGTTTTGGCTACAATGTAGCAATGCTGCGTGGCACACGCCGTGTAAGAATGACTGCAGTCAAAGA GTTGGGTCAAGAATTCTAGATCTTCCCTGCCGTGTGACTAAACAGACTCCACAAA ATGCAGATGGAAAATGCCCCGACATGACTTCACATCGGCTGCCTGGTCATTATGTTGTACCGTCACTGAGCAAGGACGATGTGAAGATCGCCATCACAAATGACAATTACGAGAAGTTAGGGCAGTTTCCCGGCATAGACGTACAAGTCTCGGTTCCTTTAACAGAAG GAAATCAACGTGTGGAGGGAATTCAGATCATTCTCCGTGGCAAAACCAACGATGACAGTTACCACTACACTTACCATGGTCAGGAAATCTGTCGAATTTTGACTTTAGATGGCGACGAGATGGCAGGGAGACCTGGG GATCCAAAAACTGTTACATTTTCGTATAACTGCCTGAGACCCTTGTCACCGGAGAGCGagtacgaggtagaggtcaacCTACTACCACTACCAGAACGGAGACCTCACAGCAAAGTTATCAAAGACGTCAAAACACCAG catgtgaTTCCGACAAGGGACCTGGTTTGCATGAGTGCTTCGTAAGGATGGCTAAAT ACAAAGCCGTTCATTGGGGCCCGACTATATTCGAGGCAATTCCAACCAAAAAAAAAGTTTCGGTGAAGTTTAACCTTCCCGACGTGTCCTACGAACTGGATCGATTCCGTATTCTGTTGTACACTGAAAACGGGGAACACATCACACACAAGGACATCGAACCG GGAAAGAATGATATTCACACTATAGAGAAATCGAACGGAGAAATGTACAGTGTTGTACAATTTACTCCCTTTAAAGATGTGGGACAAGGACGGTACATTATGAAG ATTCAACCAATACCTACCAAGGAAGGAGTCTGCGAGTCTCTCTCTGACGGTACTACTGACTGCAAAGTGACAGTTTCGGATTCATTTTTCGTGAAAG GTAAAAAACGCGGCTCTGGCAAGAAACCACCGAAAGAACGAAACCGTAGGGTTAAGAAAAATAAAGGCCAGAGGAAGGATAATAGAAAGAAAACGGAAAATTAA